One genomic region from Syngnathus typhle isolate RoL2023-S1 ecotype Sweden linkage group LG17, RoL_Styp_1.0, whole genome shotgun sequence encodes:
- the kdelr3 gene encoding ER lumen protein-retaining receptor 3 — MNAFRLAGDVSHLLAIIILLIKIYKSRSCAGISGKSQVLFALVFTTRYLDLFTMFISPYNTVMKVVFLALSYATVYMIYMRFRNTYDSENDSFRVEFLLVPVIGLSLLENYAFTPLEVLWTFSIFLESVAIMPQLFMISKTGEAESITTHYLFFLGLYRALYIGNWVWRYHTEGFFDHIAVVAGVVQTIFYCDFFYLYVTKVLRGRGKMTLPMPV; from the exons ATGAACGCGTTTCGTCTGGCTGGTGATGTATCTCATCTGTTGGCCATCATCATCCTGTTAATAAAGATTTATAAATCCAGATCATGTGCAG gCATCTCCGGGAAGTCTCAGGTGCTGTTTGCGCTTGTCTTCACCACCAGATACCTCGACTTATTCACCATGTTCATTTCTCCTTACAACACAGTTATGAAG GTGGTGTTTCTGGCGCTGTCCTACGCCACCGTCTACATGATCTACATGCGCTTCAGAAACACTTACGACTCTGAGAATGACTCGTTCCGCGTGGAGTTCCTGTTGGTGCCGGTTATTGGTCTTTCCTTACTGGAGAACTACGCCTTCACACCCTTGGAG GTCCTTTGGACCTTCTCGATCTTCTTGGAATCTGTGGCCATAATGCCGCAGCTCTTCATGATCTCCAAGACGGGCGAGGCTGAGTCCATCACCACCCATTATTTGTTCTTCCTCGGCCTGTACAGAGCCCTTTACATCGGCAATTGGGTTTGGCGCTACCACACCGAGGGCTTCTTTGATCATATCGCCGTGGTGGCTGGAGTGGTGCAGACCATTTTCTACTGTGACTTCTTCTACCTTTATGTCACAAAAG TACTAAGAGGGAGAGGGAAAATGACCCTGCCAATGCCTGTCTAG
- the LOC133170160 gene encoding transcription factor Sox-10-like isoform X1, whose translation MKMSREEQSLSDVELSPGRSDDSRSPGHSSGAGGDESPLHGQQLLEVLDDGTRGHPPGKSDDEDERFPAGIRKAVSQVLNCYDWTLVPMPVRVNNGNKGKPHVKRPMNAFMVWAQAARRKLADQHPHLHNAELSKTLGKLWRLLNESDKRPFIEEAERLRKQHKKDYPDYKYQPRRRKNGKTGSGSGSDAEGHMEGEIKHRQSIYKGLHLDVVYTGGAGSPLADGHPPHAAGGLPAPLTHLTSHSHSPPTPPTTPKTEFQSGRAGDGKREALGNGVLRGPTGAEGSSGAAGSGKPNIDFGNVDIGEISNDVMATMEPFDVKEFDQYLPPNGHPGIGQSAGSGTATPITTASHYTYGISSALAAASGHSAAWQPQQHHGSPLSSDPSKTQIKSEAFSEAAGAGSHVTYTSLSLPHYSTAFPSLAARAQFAEYADQQASGSYYAHSGQAPSLYSAFSYMGPTQRPLYTTISDPSGVSQSHSPTHWEQPAYTTLSRP comes from the exons ATGAAGATGTCCAGAGAGGAGCAGAGCTTGTCAGATGTCGAGCTCAGCCCCGGCAGGTCGGACGACAGCCGATCACCCGGTCATTCGTCCGGCGCCGGCGGGGATGAGTCGCCCCTCCACGGGCAGCAGCTGCTAGAGGTTCTGGATGACGGCACGAGGGGACACCCCCCGGGTAAATCCGACGATGAGGATGAGCGATTCCCGGCGGGGATCCGTAAGGCGGTCAGTCAGGTGCTCAACTGCTACGACTGGACATTGGTGCCCATGCCCGTGCGGGTGAACAACGGCAACAAGGGCAAGCCGCACGTCAAGAGACCCATGAACGCCTTCATGGTGTGGGCGCAGGCGGCGCGGAGGAAACTGGCAGACCAACACCCGCATCTGCATAACGCCGAGCTCAGCAAGACCCTGGGGAAGCTTTGGAG GCTTCTCAATGAGAGCGATAAGCGACCGTTCATCGAGGAAGCGGAGAGGTTGAGAAAGCAGCACAAGAAGGACTACCCCGACTACAAATATCAGCCTCGACGCCGCAAGAACGGAAAGACTGGTTCCGGATCAGGGAGTGACGCAGAAGGCCATATGGAGGGTGAGATCAAGCATAGACAATCCATCTACAAGGGCCTTCATCTGGATGTGGTCTACACAGGGGGGGCTGGGTCCCCTCTGGCAGATGGGCATCCCCCTCATGCTGCAGGTGGGCTGCCGGCTCCCTTGACCCACCTCACGA GTCACAGCCACAGTCCTCCTACACCACCAACCACACCCAAGACAGAATTTCAGTCTGGGAGGGCAGGGGATGGAAAAAGGGAGGCTTTGGGAAATGGGGTTCTCCGTGGCCCAACGGGAGCCGAGGGTAGTTCAGGTGCCGCAGGGTCCGGAAAGCCTAACATCGACTTTGGCAATGTGGACATCGGTGAGATAAGCAACGACGTGATGGCCACCATGGAGCCTTTTGATGTCAAGGAGTTTGACCAGTACCTTCCCCCCAATGGCCATCCAGGAATCGGGCAGAGTGCTGGTTCAGGAACAGCGACGCCCATAACCACGGCGTCTCATTACACCTACGGGATCTCCTCCGCTCTGGCGGCGGCCAGTGGACACTCCGCCGCCTGGCAGCCGCAACAACATCACGGCTCCCCTCTGAGCTCAGACCCGTCCAAGACCCAGATCAAGAGCGAGGCCTTTTCAGAGGCGGCAGGAGCCGGTTCTCACGTCACCTACACCTCTCTAAGCCTCCCTCACTATAGCACTGCCTTCCCCTcgctggcagccagggctcagTTTGCCGAGTACGCCGACCAGCAGGCCTCAGGGTCGTACTACGCTCACTCTGGCCAGGCGCCGAGCTTATACTCGGCCTTTTCTTACATGGGGCCCACCCAACGGCCCCTGTACACTACGATCAGCGACCCATCCGGTGTGTCACAGTCACACAGCCCCACACACTGGGAGCAGCCCGCCTACACTACACTGTCGCGACCATGA
- the LOC133170160 gene encoding transcription factor Sox-10-like isoform X2 gives MKMSREEQSLSDVELSPGRSDDSRSPGHSSGAGGDESPLHGQQLLEVLDDGTRGHPPGKSDDEDERFPAGIRKAVSQVLNCYDWTLVPMPVRVNNGNKGKPHVKRPMNAFMVWAQAARRKLADQHPHLHNAELSKTLGKLWRLLNESDKRPFIEEAERLRKQHKKDYPDYKYQPRRRKNGKTGSGSGSDAEGHMEGEIKHRQSIYKGLHLDVVYTGGAGSPLADGHPPHAAGHSHSPPTPPTTPKTEFQSGRAGDGKREALGNGVLRGPTGAEGSSGAAGSGKPNIDFGNVDIGEISNDVMATMEPFDVKEFDQYLPPNGHPGIGQSAGSGTATPITTASHYTYGISSALAAASGHSAAWQPQQHHGSPLSSDPSKTQIKSEAFSEAAGAGSHVTYTSLSLPHYSTAFPSLAARAQFAEYADQQASGSYYAHSGQAPSLYSAFSYMGPTQRPLYTTISDPSGVSQSHSPTHWEQPAYTTLSRP, from the exons ATGAAGATGTCCAGAGAGGAGCAGAGCTTGTCAGATGTCGAGCTCAGCCCCGGCAGGTCGGACGACAGCCGATCACCCGGTCATTCGTCCGGCGCCGGCGGGGATGAGTCGCCCCTCCACGGGCAGCAGCTGCTAGAGGTTCTGGATGACGGCACGAGGGGACACCCCCCGGGTAAATCCGACGATGAGGATGAGCGATTCCCGGCGGGGATCCGTAAGGCGGTCAGTCAGGTGCTCAACTGCTACGACTGGACATTGGTGCCCATGCCCGTGCGGGTGAACAACGGCAACAAGGGCAAGCCGCACGTCAAGAGACCCATGAACGCCTTCATGGTGTGGGCGCAGGCGGCGCGGAGGAAACTGGCAGACCAACACCCGCATCTGCATAACGCCGAGCTCAGCAAGACCCTGGGGAAGCTTTGGAG GCTTCTCAATGAGAGCGATAAGCGACCGTTCATCGAGGAAGCGGAGAGGTTGAGAAAGCAGCACAAGAAGGACTACCCCGACTACAAATATCAGCCTCGACGCCGCAAGAACGGAAAGACTGGTTCCGGATCAGGGAGTGACGCAGAAGGCCATATGGAGGGTGAGATCAAGCATAGACAATCCATCTACAAGGGCCTTCATCTGGATGTGGTCTACACAGGGGGGGCTGGGTCCCCTCTGGCAGATGGGCATCCCCCTCATGCTGCAG GTCACAGCCACAGTCCTCCTACACCACCAACCACACCCAAGACAGAATTTCAGTCTGGGAGGGCAGGGGATGGAAAAAGGGAGGCTTTGGGAAATGGGGTTCTCCGTGGCCCAACGGGAGCCGAGGGTAGTTCAGGTGCCGCAGGGTCCGGAAAGCCTAACATCGACTTTGGCAATGTGGACATCGGTGAGATAAGCAACGACGTGATGGCCACCATGGAGCCTTTTGATGTCAAGGAGTTTGACCAGTACCTTCCCCCCAATGGCCATCCAGGAATCGGGCAGAGTGCTGGTTCAGGAACAGCGACGCCCATAACCACGGCGTCTCATTACACCTACGGGATCTCCTCCGCTCTGGCGGCGGCCAGTGGACACTCCGCCGCCTGGCAGCCGCAACAACATCACGGCTCCCCTCTGAGCTCAGACCCGTCCAAGACCCAGATCAAGAGCGAGGCCTTTTCAGAGGCGGCAGGAGCCGGTTCTCACGTCACCTACACCTCTCTAAGCCTCCCTCACTATAGCACTGCCTTCCCCTcgctggcagccagggctcagTTTGCCGAGTACGCCGACCAGCAGGCCTCAGGGTCGTACTACGCTCACTCTGGCCAGGCGCCGAGCTTATACTCGGCCTTTTCTTACATGGGGCCCACCCAACGGCCCCTGTACACTACGATCAGCGACCCATCCGGTGTGTCACAGTCACACAGCCCCACACACTGGGAGCAGCCCGCCTACACTACACTGTCGCGACCATGA
- the LOC133170160 gene encoding transcription factor Sox-10-like isoform X4: MKMSREEQSLSDVELSPGRSDDSRSPGHSSGAGGDESPLHGQQLLEVLDDGTRGHPPGKSDDEDERFPAGIRKAVSQVLNCYDWTLVPMPVRVNNGNKGKPHVKRPMNAFMVWAQAARRKLADQHPHLHNAELSKTLGKLWRLLNESDKRPFIEEAERLRKQHKKDYPDYKYQPRRRKNGKTGSGSGSDAEGHMEGHSHSPPTPPTTPKTEFQSGRAGDGKREALGNGVLRGPTGAEGSSGAAGSGKPNIDFGNVDIGEISNDVMATMEPFDVKEFDQYLPPNGHPGIGQSAGSGTATPITTASHYTYGISSALAAASGHSAAWQPQQHHGSPLSSDPSKTQIKSEAFSEAAGAGSHVTYTSLSLPHYSTAFPSLAARAQFAEYADQQASGSYYAHSGQAPSLYSAFSYMGPTQRPLYTTISDPSGVSQSHSPTHWEQPAYTTLSRP, from the exons ATGAAGATGTCCAGAGAGGAGCAGAGCTTGTCAGATGTCGAGCTCAGCCCCGGCAGGTCGGACGACAGCCGATCACCCGGTCATTCGTCCGGCGCCGGCGGGGATGAGTCGCCCCTCCACGGGCAGCAGCTGCTAGAGGTTCTGGATGACGGCACGAGGGGACACCCCCCGGGTAAATCCGACGATGAGGATGAGCGATTCCCGGCGGGGATCCGTAAGGCGGTCAGTCAGGTGCTCAACTGCTACGACTGGACATTGGTGCCCATGCCCGTGCGGGTGAACAACGGCAACAAGGGCAAGCCGCACGTCAAGAGACCCATGAACGCCTTCATGGTGTGGGCGCAGGCGGCGCGGAGGAAACTGGCAGACCAACACCCGCATCTGCATAACGCCGAGCTCAGCAAGACCCTGGGGAAGCTTTGGAG GCTTCTCAATGAGAGCGATAAGCGACCGTTCATCGAGGAAGCGGAGAGGTTGAGAAAGCAGCACAAGAAGGACTACCCCGACTACAAATATCAGCCTCGACGCCGCAAGAACGGAAAGACTGGTTCCGGATCAGGGAGTGACGCAGAAGGCCATATGGAGG GTCACAGCCACAGTCCTCCTACACCACCAACCACACCCAAGACAGAATTTCAGTCTGGGAGGGCAGGGGATGGAAAAAGGGAGGCTTTGGGAAATGGGGTTCTCCGTGGCCCAACGGGAGCCGAGGGTAGTTCAGGTGCCGCAGGGTCCGGAAAGCCTAACATCGACTTTGGCAATGTGGACATCGGTGAGATAAGCAACGACGTGATGGCCACCATGGAGCCTTTTGATGTCAAGGAGTTTGACCAGTACCTTCCCCCCAATGGCCATCCAGGAATCGGGCAGAGTGCTGGTTCAGGAACAGCGACGCCCATAACCACGGCGTCTCATTACACCTACGGGATCTCCTCCGCTCTGGCGGCGGCCAGTGGACACTCCGCCGCCTGGCAGCCGCAACAACATCACGGCTCCCCTCTGAGCTCAGACCCGTCCAAGACCCAGATCAAGAGCGAGGCCTTTTCAGAGGCGGCAGGAGCCGGTTCTCACGTCACCTACACCTCTCTAAGCCTCCCTCACTATAGCACTGCCTTCCCCTcgctggcagccagggctcagTTTGCCGAGTACGCCGACCAGCAGGCCTCAGGGTCGTACTACGCTCACTCTGGCCAGGCGCCGAGCTTATACTCGGCCTTTTCTTACATGGGGCCCACCCAACGGCCCCTGTACACTACGATCAGCGACCCATCCGGTGTGTCACAGTCACACAGCCCCACACACTGGGAGCAGCCCGCCTACACTACACTGTCGCGACCATGA
- the LOC133170160 gene encoding transcription factor Sox-10-like isoform X3 — protein MKMSREEQSLSDVELSPGRSDDSRSPGHSSGAGGDESPLHGQQLLEVLDDGTRGHPPGKSDDEDERFPAGIRKAVSQVLNCYDWTLVPMPVRVNNGNKGKPHVKRPMNAFMVWAQAARRKLADQHPHLHNAELSKTLGKLWRLLNESDKRPFIEEAERLRKQHKKDYPDYKYQPRRRKNGKTGSGSGSDAEGHMEGEIKHRQSIYKGLHLDVVYTGGAGSPLADGHPPHAAGGLPAPLTHLTSHSHSPPTPPTTPKTEFQSGRAGDGKREALGNGVLRGPTGAEGSSGAAGSGKPNIDFGNVDIGIGQSAGSGTATPITTASHYTYGISSALAAASGHSAAWQPQQHHGSPLSSDPSKTQIKSEAFSEAAGAGSHVTYTSLSLPHYSTAFPSLAARAQFAEYADQQASGSYYAHSGQAPSLYSAFSYMGPTQRPLYTTISDPSGVSQSHSPTHWEQPAYTTLSRP, from the exons ATGAAGATGTCCAGAGAGGAGCAGAGCTTGTCAGATGTCGAGCTCAGCCCCGGCAGGTCGGACGACAGCCGATCACCCGGTCATTCGTCCGGCGCCGGCGGGGATGAGTCGCCCCTCCACGGGCAGCAGCTGCTAGAGGTTCTGGATGACGGCACGAGGGGACACCCCCCGGGTAAATCCGACGATGAGGATGAGCGATTCCCGGCGGGGATCCGTAAGGCGGTCAGTCAGGTGCTCAACTGCTACGACTGGACATTGGTGCCCATGCCCGTGCGGGTGAACAACGGCAACAAGGGCAAGCCGCACGTCAAGAGACCCATGAACGCCTTCATGGTGTGGGCGCAGGCGGCGCGGAGGAAACTGGCAGACCAACACCCGCATCTGCATAACGCCGAGCTCAGCAAGACCCTGGGGAAGCTTTGGAG GCTTCTCAATGAGAGCGATAAGCGACCGTTCATCGAGGAAGCGGAGAGGTTGAGAAAGCAGCACAAGAAGGACTACCCCGACTACAAATATCAGCCTCGACGCCGCAAGAACGGAAAGACTGGTTCCGGATCAGGGAGTGACGCAGAAGGCCATATGGAGGGTGAGATCAAGCATAGACAATCCATCTACAAGGGCCTTCATCTGGATGTGGTCTACACAGGGGGGGCTGGGTCCCCTCTGGCAGATGGGCATCCCCCTCATGCTGCAGGTGGGCTGCCGGCTCCCTTGACCCACCTCACGA GTCACAGCCACAGTCCTCCTACACCACCAACCACACCCAAGACAGAATTTCAGTCTGGGAGGGCAGGGGATGGAAAAAGGGAGGCTTTGGGAAATGGGGTTCTCCGTGGCCCAACGGGAGCCGAGGGTAGTTCAGGTGCCGCAGGGTCCGGAAAGCCTAACATCGACTTTGGCAATGTGGACATCG GAATCGGGCAGAGTGCTGGTTCAGGAACAGCGACGCCCATAACCACGGCGTCTCATTACACCTACGGGATCTCCTCCGCTCTGGCGGCGGCCAGTGGACACTCCGCCGCCTGGCAGCCGCAACAACATCACGGCTCCCCTCTGAGCTCAGACCCGTCCAAGACCCAGATCAAGAGCGAGGCCTTTTCAGAGGCGGCAGGAGCCGGTTCTCACGTCACCTACACCTCTCTAAGCCTCCCTCACTATAGCACTGCCTTCCCCTcgctggcagccagggctcagTTTGCCGAGTACGCCGACCAGCAGGCCTCAGGGTCGTACTACGCTCACTCTGGCCAGGCGCCGAGCTTATACTCGGCCTTTTCTTACATGGGGCCCACCCAACGGCCCCTGTACACTACGATCAGCGACCCATCCGGTGTGTCACAGTCACACAGCCCCACACACTGGGAGCAGCCCGCCTACACTACACTGTCGCGACCATGA
- the polr2f gene encoding DNA-directed RNA polymerases I, II, and III subunit RPABC2, with protein sequence MSDNEDNFDDGDFDDAEEDEELDDLENPEDEDQENVQIVPAGEGQQANQKRITTSYMTKYERARVLGTRALQIAMCAPVMVELEGETDPLQIAMKELKCGKIPLIIRRYLPDGSYEDWGCDELIIND encoded by the exons ATGTCGGACAACGAAGATAA TTTCGATGACGGAGATTTTGATGATGCCGAAGAGGATGAAGAATTAGATGACTTGGAAAACCCGGAAGAT GAAGATCAAGAGAATGTACAAATCGTACCAGCCGGCGAGGGCCAGCAGGCCAACCAGAAGAGGATAACGACATCATACATGACAAAATATGAGCGAGCCAGAGTTTTGGGAACAAGAGCTCTCCAGATAGC GATGTGCGCACCCGTCATGGTGGAACTGGAAGGAGAAACGGACCCCTTACAAATTGCCATGAAAGAGCTCAA GTGCGGAAAGATCCCCCTCATCATCCGCCGATACCTTCCAGATGGGAGTTATGAAGACTGGGGCTGCGATGAGCTCATCATTAATGATTAA
- the LOC133170177 gene encoding GTPase IMAP family member 7-like yields MSETAASSGACEASRSTSDGELRIALLGKTGSGRSSSGNTILCRPAFSVDVSSCSVTTRCMKETGTVDGRSISVIDTPGFFHTHLSTQEVIREVGRCVVLSSHGPHVFLVTLQPGRFTQEERDVLEWIKATFGPGVTRFTLVLFTWGDQLHGKRVEDFLEQNDELSAFVSSCHGGFHVFDNSEQNTTSRSQQVEQLLRKIDKLVDGNGGCCYSNDMFKEAENAIRDTREKMLQQRRQRWMNIEDDPTEQQEPEIEKRRRKEDEEVRRRAERLFWCELLTAIGTGAAEGAGIVETEGDKGKALKKVKVVEKAAAALVTSPFSISSAAKVVGGAVREGSKVLYKHRKTFLR; encoded by the exons ATGTCAGAAACTGCTGCGTCATCTGGAG CCTGTGAAGCATCTCGGTCCACATCAGATGGTGAGCTAAGGATTGCTCTTCTAGGAAAGACAGGATCAGGAAGGAGCTCCTCAGGCAACACCATCCTGTGTAGGCCGGCCTTCAGTGTTGATGTCTCCTCCTGTTCCGTCACCACGCGTTGCATGAAGGAGACTGGGACAGTAGACGGAAGGAGCATCTCTGTGATTGACACGCCGGGGTTCTTCCACACACATCTGTCCACTCAGGAGGTTATTCGAGAAGTGGGACGGTGTGTGGTCCTGTCTTCTCATGGTCCCCATGTATTCTTGGTGACCCTTCAACCTGGCAGGTTCACCCAAGAAGAAAGAGATGTCCTGGAGTGGATCAAGGCGACATTTGGACCTGGAGTCACAAGGTTTACTTTGGTGCTATTCACGTGGGGAGACCAGTTGCATGGAAAACGTGTTGAAGACTTCCTGGAGCAGAATGATGAGCTGTCTGCGTTTGTCAGCAGCTGCCATGGAGGCTTTCACGTGTTTGACAACAGCGAGCAGAATACGACCTCGCGCTCACAACAAGTGGAGCAACTCTTGAGGAAGATCGACAAGCTTGTGGACGGCAACGGAGGCTGTTGCTATAGCAACGACATGTTCAAGGAGGCCGAGAATGCCATCCGAGACACCCGGGAGAAGATGCTGCAACAAAGACGACAAAGGTGGATGAATATTGAGGATGACCCAACAGAGCAGCAAGAGCCGGAGAtagaaaagaggaggaggaaggaggatgaggaggtcaGGCGGAGAGCAGAGAGGCTCTTCTGGTGCGAGCTGTTGACTGCGATTGGAACGGGTGCAGCAGAAGGGGCCGGGATTGTCGAGACAGAGGGGgacaaaggcaaagctctcaagaAGGTCAAGGTGGTggagaaggcggcggcggctctgGTCACCTCGCCGTTCTCCATTAGTTCAGCTGCAAAAGTGGTGGGAGGTGCTGTGAGAGAAGGAAGTAAGGTGCTCTACAAGCATCGCAAAACGTTTCTACGCTGA
- the LOC133170737 gene encoding ATP-sensitive inward rectifier potassium channel 12-like, whose protein sequence is MPVTYSVVSNNIEECGKICNLDLKNNHTSSDVHSHSACDKKIDSGRRRSEASAGGPPGMNNYNGKVLTRGSGQARSRFVKKNGQCNVVFTNMEEKRQRYLADIFTTCVDIRWRYLMFVFCTSFLISWLFFGIIFYSVSFSHGDFEEHLMVKGEGIEVSGSYSTPNSGQTTAGQTRRMPCILHVQGFVGALLFSMETQTTIGYGWRCVTEECPLAVITVVVQSILGCIIDSFMIGTIMAKMARPKKRNQTLVFSKNAVVALRDGKLCLMWRVGNLRKSHIVEAHVRAQLIRSYVTAEGEFIPMEQMDLNVGYDEGTDRLFLVSPLVIVHEIDKDSPLYTISRVDLETDDFEIVVILEGMVEATAMTTQFRSSYISKEIFWGHRFEPVIYEDRNCYKVDYARFDSTYEVSSTPNFSAKELDETASRNVSPISACMSSKSLIPCSVSTFCYENEVALSCGEEEEDIFDSCQIGGKERVEERRTSVDFQNIFKDTSTVTSGSHNLMCVLDMDNNQMEFDILQKTIPLDPVTYKNEPDI, encoded by the exons ATGCCAGTGAC GTACAGCGTTGTATCAAACAACATAGAAGAGTGTGGAAAGATCTGCAACTTGGACCTCAAGAACAATCACACTTCCTCCGACGTCCACTCGCACTCGGCCTGTGACAAGAAAATAGACAGCGGGAGGAGGCGTTCGGAAGCCTCCGCTGGGGGACCACCAGGGATGAACAACTACAACGGGAAAGTTCTGACAAGAGGCTCCGGCCAAGCACGGAGccgctttgtaaaaaaaaacggacAATGTAATGTTGTCTTCACGAACATGGAGGAAAAGCGGCAGCGTTACCTAGCGGATATTTTCACCACCTGTGTGGACATCCGCTGGAGATACCTGATGTTTGTATTCTGCACCAGTTTTTTGATCTCCTGGCTTTTCTTCGGCATCATTTTTTACAGCGTCTCCTTCTCCCACGGGGACTTTGAGGAGCATCTTatggtgaaaggggaggggataGAGGTGAGTGGGTCGTACAGTACGCCCAATTCCGGACAAACTACAGCAGGTCAGACAAGAAGAATGCCTTGCATCCTTCATGTCCAGGGATTTGTCGGCGCTCTTTTGTTTTCCATGGAAACGCAGACCACCATCGGCTACGGTTGGCGCTGCGTCACCGAGGAATGTCCCTTGGCTGTCATAACGGTCGTCGTTCAATCCATCCTGGGTTGCATCATTGACTCCTTCATGATTGGCACCATCATGGCGAAGATGGCACGGCCCAAGAAGAGAAACCAAACGCTTGTGTTCTCCAAAAATGCTGTCGTTGCTCTTCGTGATGGTAAGCTGTGCCTCATGTGGAGAGTGGGGAACCTACGTAAGAGCCACATCGTGGAAGCTCACGTCCGGGCGCAGCTTATTCGTTCCTACGTTACGGCGGAAGGAGAATTCATCCCGATGGAGCAGATGGACCTCAACGTGGGTTACGATGAAGGCACGGACAGGTTGTTTCTGGTGTCCCCGCTGGTTATCGTCCACGAGATAGACAAAGACAGTCCCTTGTATACGATCAGCCGAGTCGATCTGGAGACTGATGATTTTGAAATTGTCGTGATCTTGGAAGGAATGGTGGAAGCCACAGCCATGACCACCCAGTTTCGTAGTTCTTACATATCCAAGGAGATCTTCTGGGGCCACAGGTTCGAGCCTGTCATTTATGAGGACCGCAACTGCTACAAGGTGGATTACGCACGCTTCGACTCCACGTACGAGGTGTCGTCGACACCCAACTTCAGCGCCAAAGAGCTGGACGAGACCGCGAGTCGCAATGTTTCTCCTATCTCGGCGTGTATGTCTTCAAAAAGTTTGATCCCTTGTTCGGTCAGTACCTTCTGCTATGAGAACGAGGTAGCGCTGAGCTgcggggaagaagaagaagacatctTTGACTCCTGTCAGATTGGAGGGAAAGAAAGAGTAGAGGAGAGAAGGACTTCTGTGGACTTCCAGAATATTTTTAAAGACACAAGCACCGTGACATCCGGCAGTCACAATCTCATGTGTGTTCTGGACATGGACAATAATCAGATGGAGTTTGACATCCTCCAGAAAACCATTCCACTCGATCCAGTCACCTATAAGAACGAGCCAGACATTTGA